One stretch of Gouania willdenowi chromosome 16, fGouWil2.1, whole genome shotgun sequence DNA includes these proteins:
- the LOC114478657 gene encoding methyltransferase-like protein 27 gives MSGCRNIEELRKQFKNRLPVCPEEQEDFYNDWAKNYDQDVLTLNYRAPKLAVDFISSNFCGNRGDAQVLDVACGSGLVAKHMFQAGFRHFVGVDISSGMLSEASRTGLYRDLRRASLGPEPLPVNTGVFDVVVTVGALNAGFISVSAIRELCRAAKPGALLCLVRGHHYTDHPLEQQYNTELIAELQLMEDAGLWTQLVSRQVDRYMIDTEADQSESQAERYISGSVYLFRKTI, from the exons ATGTCTGGCTGCAGAAACATTGAAGAATTAAGAAAGCAGTTTAAAAACCGTTTACCAGTCTGTCCCGAAGAGCAGGAGGATTTCTACAATGACTGGGCCAAGAACTATGACCAG GATGTGTTGACGTTGAACTACAGGGCACCGAAGCTCGCTGTGGATTTCATCAGCTCTAACTTCTGTGGTAACCGTGGTGACGCTCAGGTCTTGGATGTAGCCTGTGGATCGGGGCTCGTCGCTAAACAC ATGTTTCAGGCGGGCTTCCGGCACTTTGTGGGCGTGGACATCAGCTCAGGAATGCTCAGCGAAGCTTCCAGAACCGGCCTTTACCGGGACCTGAGACGGGCCTCACTGGGACCAGAACCTTTGCCTGTAAACACTG GCGTGTTTGATGTTGTTGTCACCGTCGGAGCTCTGAACGCTGGATTCATTTCTGTCAGTGCGATCAGGGAGCTCTGCAGAGCCGCCAAGCCAG GAGCACTGCTGTGTTTGGTCAGAGGACATCACTACACTGATCATCCCTTGGAGCAACAATACAACACTGAGCTGATCGCAGAGCTGCAGCTGATGGAGGATGCGGGACTTTGGACCCAGCTGGTCAGCCGACAGGTGGACAGATACATGATTGACACGGAGgctgaccaatcagagtcaCAGGCGGAGCGTTACATCAGCGGGAGCGTTTACCTGTTcagaaaaactatttaa